Proteins encoded within one genomic window of Microbacterium sp. zg-B185:
- a CDS encoding NUDIX hydrolase family protein, translated as MAVRTPDPDPDDRDDAGGADDPLRGQGFGGDPRSLGNGSFGSPTPSSAANPGWLSEIELAEARRRLPILYVEAIPVRTDGLGAVTEVGILLRATPLGEMTRTIVSGRVRYGETVRDALFRHLENDLGPMAFPLLPLQPVPFTVAEYFPMPGISAFHDDRQHAVSLAFVVPVTGTCEPRQDALEVTWMPPSEAASDSLAAEMEGGRGTLIRLGLASVGALR; from the coding sequence ATGGCAGTGCGAACTCCCGATCCCGACCCGGACGACCGCGACGACGCGGGCGGCGCGGACGACCCGCTCCGCGGCCAGGGGTTCGGCGGCGATCCCCGCTCGCTCGGCAACGGGTCGTTCGGATCGCCGACTCCGAGCAGCGCCGCCAACCCGGGCTGGCTGTCCGAGATCGAGCTCGCCGAGGCGCGGCGTCGACTTCCGATCCTCTACGTCGAGGCGATCCCGGTGCGCACCGACGGTCTCGGCGCGGTCACCGAGGTCGGGATCCTGCTGCGCGCCACGCCACTGGGAGAGATGACCCGGACGATCGTCAGCGGGCGCGTCCGCTACGGCGAGACCGTGCGGGACGCGCTGTTCCGGCACCTGGAGAACGATCTGGGGCCGATGGCGTTTCCGCTCCTGCCGCTGCAGCCGGTGCCGTTCACCGTTGCGGAGTACTTCCCGATGCCCGGCATCTCCGCCTTCCACGACGACCGGCAGCACGCGGTGTCGCTGGCGTTCGTCGTTCCGGTCACGGGCACCTGCGAGCCGCGCCAGGATGCGCTCGAGGTGACCTGGATGCCGCCCAGCGAGGCGGCCTCGGACAGCCTGGCCGCCGAGATGGAGGGCGGCCGGGGCACCCTCATCCGGCTCGGTCTGGCCAGCGTCGGCGCGCTGCGCTGA
- a CDS encoding alpha/beta fold hydrolase → MAVPPALDDSAALWSAQTAERAGRPLLVLLHGYGADERDLFGLVPHLPPQFVVAALRAPLAPPFPAPGYSWYPIEGMEGRDARHVTDAASLVVDWVDAVTADAPVGLLGFSQGAAVALQALRLQPERFAFAVNLSGYATPGELPGDAALAERRPPVFWGRGTHDDVIPQFLVEHTVTWLPEHADLSGRVYQGLTHSVSEPELDDVRVFLHKQLEILEPDPQS, encoded by the coding sequence ATGGCCGTGCCCCCCGCCCTCGACGATTCCGCCGCCCTGTGGTCCGCCCAGACTGCGGAGCGAGCCGGTCGACCGCTGCTGGTCCTGCTGCACGGGTACGGCGCCGATGAACGCGACCTGTTCGGGTTGGTCCCGCACCTTCCGCCGCAGTTCGTCGTTGCGGCCCTGCGTGCGCCGCTCGCACCGCCCTTCCCCGCCCCGGGCTATTCCTGGTATCCCATCGAGGGCATGGAGGGACGCGATGCCCGGCACGTGACCGATGCCGCGTCCCTGGTGGTCGACTGGGTGGACGCGGTCACCGCCGACGCCCCCGTCGGACTGCTCGGCTTCTCTCAGGGCGCCGCCGTCGCCCTGCAGGCGCTGCGACTGCAGCCGGAGCGATTCGCGTTCGCGGTGAACCTCAGCGGCTACGCCACGCCGGGCGAGCTGCCGGGAGATGCGGCGCTCGCCGAGCGACGCCCGCCCGTCTTCTGGGGACGGGGAACACACGACGACGTGATCCCGCAGTTCCTGGTCGAGCACACGGTGACCTGGCTGCCTGAGCACGCCGACCTCAGCGGTCGCGTCTACCAGGGGCTGACCCACAGCGTCTCGGAGCCGGAATTGGACGACGTGCGGGTCTTCCTGCACAAGCAACTCGAGATCCTCGAGCCGGACCCGCAATCCTGA